In Acanthopagrus latus isolate v.2019 chromosome 16, fAcaLat1.1, whole genome shotgun sequence, one DNA window encodes the following:
- the frmd6 gene encoding FERM domain-containing protein 6 — MNKLNFHNNKTMQDRRCVCVFLPNDDTLNVIVNVKTLCQELLAQVCDLLRLKDCHLFGLSVIQNNEHIYMELDQKLSKYCPKEWKREASKGIDQFGPPMIIHFRAQYYVENGRLISDRAARYYYYWHLRKQVLLSQCIQREEAYFLLAAFALQADLGNFKRNKHFGKYFEPEAYFPPWVIAKRGREYILRHIPNMHKDQFALTASEAHLKYIKECAQLDDVTVHYYRLYKDKKEVEASLTLGLTLRGIQIFQNVGSVRQLLYDFPWTNVGKLVFVGKKFEILPDGLPSARKLIYYTGCPIRSRHLLQLLSNSHRLYMNLQPVLKQVRRLEENEEKKQYRESYISDALELDMDHLDKRSRASGSSAGSVSHHKRLSRHSTTSHGSSHTSGIETDSFRAPGQAPHRPLRTCSSSTTSHGSSHTSGIESSGKERTLDDDEIEMLVDDPKDYEELHEMALDQELCIHITEDMLTMSPDQSNGYSGLIVKDVSSSTSSSSETVVKMRGQSIESLPQTSACRKPQSSTDRHSQSLDDVRLYQKDCLQWAELCQDTAHSYTFGCAQELSDGGGYQSLADQRAGMLTEQHPFPIKRTNKYFSLDLTSEEVPEFVV, encoded by the exons atgaacaaactgaactttcacaacaacaaaaccatgCAGGACCGCCGCTGCGTCTGTGTCTTTTTGCCCAATGATGACACACTCAATGTCATAGTCAAT gtgaAGACTCTGTGCCAGGAACTGTTGGCCCAGGTGTGTGACCTCCTGAGACTGAAGGACTGTCACCTGTTTGGACTCAGTGTTATTCAAA ATAATGAACACATCTATATGGAGCTGGATCAGAAGCTTTCCAAATACTGCCCTAAAGAATGGAAGAGAGAGGCCAGCAAG GGCATCGACCAGTTCGGGCCGCCGATGATCATTCACTTCAGGGCTCAGTATTACGTTGAGAACGGGAGATTGATCAG TGACCGGGCAGCCAGGTACTATTACTACTGGCACTTGAGGAAACAGGTGCTGCTCTCTCAGTGTATCCAACGGGAGGAGGCCTACTTCCTCCTGGCAGCCTTCGCCCTGCAGGCTGACCTCGGCAACTTCAAACGTAACAAGCACTTTGGGAAGTACTTTGAACCAGAAGCCTACTTCCCCCCGTGG GTGATAGCCAAGCGCGGCCGTGAGTACATCCTGAGGCATATCCCCAACATGCATAAAGACCAGTTTGCTCTCACAGCTTCAGAGGCGCACCTCAAATACATAAAGGAGTGTGCTCAGCTTGATGACGTCACCGTCCACTACTACAGGCTCTACAAG GACAAGAAGGAAGTAGAAGCTTCTCTTACATTGGGACTGACTTTACGTGGCATTCAAATATTTCAG aaCGTCGGGTCTGTGAGGCAACTGTTGTACGATTTCCCCTGGACCAACGTGGGAAAGCTGGTATTTGTG gGGAAGAAATTTGAAATCCTCCCTGACGGTTTGCCTTCGGCCCGCAAGCTCATCTACTACACCGGTTGTCCCATTCGCTCCCgccacctcctgcagctgctcagcaACAGCCACCGGCTCTACATGAACCTGCAGCCGGTCCTCAAACAAGTCCGTCGGTTGGAGGAAAACGAAG AGAAGAAGCAGTACAGAGAGTCGTACATCAGCGATGCTCTCGAACTGGACATGGATCATCTGGACAAACGTTCCAGGGCCAGTGGCAGCAGCGCAGGGAGCGTCTCTCATCACAAACGTCTGTCACGCCACTCCACCACCAGCCACGGCAGCTCGCATACATCTGGCATCGAGACGGACAGCTTCAGGGCCCCGGGTCAGGCCCCGCACAGGCCCCTACGAACCTGCAGCTCATCCACAACCAGCCATGGGAGCTCGCACACCTCCGGCATCGAGAGCAGCGGCAAGGAGCGCACGCTAGATGATGACG AGATTGAGATGCTGGTGGACGATCCCAAAGACTACGAGGAGCTTCATGAGATGGCTCTGGACCAGGAGCTGTGTATCCACATCACCGAGGACATGTTGACCATGTCGCCTGATCAGAGCAACGGATACTCAG GACTGATAGTGAAAGACgtcagctcctccacctccagctcctctgagaCTGTCGTCAAGATGAGAGGACAGAGCATCGAGTCCCTGCCACAG ACATCTGCGTGCAGGAAGCCTCAGTCTTCGACCGACCGGCACAGCCAGTCTCTTGACGACGTCCGGCTCTACCAGAAGGACTGCCTGCAGTGGGCGGAGCTCTGCCAGGACACCGCCCACAGCTATACGTTTGGCTGCGCCCAGGAGCTGAGCGACGGCGGCGGATATCAGAGCCTCGCCGATCAGCGCGCCGGCATGCTCACCGAGCAGCACCCGTTTCCCATCAAGAGAACCAACAAGTACTTTTCCCTGGACCTGACCAGCGAAGAGGTCCCTGAGTTTGTGGTGTGA